CGCCACATACACGTGACCGTCGTGATAAATCGGGGTTGGAATCACCGCCACGCGTCCGGGAAATCCTGACTTCCACAGCACCTTTCCGTCCGCTGCGTTCACCCCCACGATGTTCTGCATGGTCAATTGAACATATTGACGTTTTCCTCCGAATTCGAAGGGCACGATCGAGGCGTATTGCGCGCCATCGGTGAAATCCTTCGATCGCCACAGCACTTCTCCCGTTTTCGCATTCAAGGCCGCGAGGGCCCCCTGCGACCCGCCCGGAGTGCAAATCACTTGGTCGCCATCAACCAACACTGACTCGCAATAGCCCCAGCCCGGCACGCCTCCGCCCAGTTCCTTCATTTCCTTCGACCACACCACCGTACCATCCGACACTTTGGCGCACACTAACTTCCCCTGCCCGCCCAAAGCGTAAACGTAATCTCCGGCCACCGTGGGCGTGCCCCGCGGACCATCTCCCCACTTGTTCGGGTAACGCGAACCCAAGGGCGCGGACCAAAGGGCCTTCCCTGACTCCGCGTCGAAAGCCAGCATGTGCTCGGTCTGATCTTTCAAACCACTGGTGAAAAGTTTGCCTCGCACCACGGCGAACCCGGCGTATCCGAGGCCCCCTTCCCGTGACAGCCAAAGCCGCTTGGGACCTTCTTTGGGCCATTCCTTCAGGAGATTGCCTTCGTACGCATGGTCCTTGCGGTCGGCACCGCGCCATTGCGGCCAGTCCGCGGTCTGTACGGCTGGAGCCGCCATCGCCCAGAGAGCCATCACACAGGGGGCAGCGGCCATCCGGAGGAAATGCCGCGAAAAGGTAAGATTGAGCATTGAATTCATAGCATGTTCGAAACGATGGACGCTCGGATGAGGAACGTCATTCACCCCATGACACGGAGCAACGGCGGCGGTTACTACCAAATCTTGGCGCGAGATTCAACAGGCCTCCACATGGTATCGCCCTCCTTGATTTGGAAGGCGTCGTAAAATTCCTGCAGATTCACAT
The genomic region above belongs to Verrucomicrobiota bacterium and contains:
- a CDS encoding polyvinylalcohol dehydrogenase — encoded protein: MLNLTFSRHFLRMAAAPCVMALWAMAAPAVQTADWPQWRGADRKDHAYEGNLLKEWPKEGPKRLWLSREGGLGYAGFAVVRGKLFTSGLKDQTEHMLAFDAESGKALWSAPLGSRYPNKWGDGPRGTPTVAGDYVYALGGQGKLVCAKVSDGTVVWSKEMKELGGGVPGWGYCESVLVDGDQVICTPGGSQGALAALNAKTGEVLWRSKDFTDGAQYASIVPFEFGGKRQYVQLTMQNIVGVNAADGKVLWKSGFPGRVAVIPTPIYHDGHVYVAAGYGVGCKMIKLGNDLSVTDVYENKVMKNHHGGVIQIGDHLYGHSDGPGWVCQDFKSGAEVWASKALGKGAVSAADGMLYCVEEGSGTVVLAVASPKAWEEKGRFKLDPQTTQRSPDGRIWTHPVISNGKLYLRDQELIYCYDIRASR